From one Humulus lupulus chromosome 8, drHumLupu1.1, whole genome shotgun sequence genomic stretch:
- the LOC133793670 gene encoding uncharacterized protein LOC133793670 — MDSPNSPNPYDNMSLEDIIIAECTDDHDDQYFKALMDGGSSTRQGRKRAHIDRGHVEGHQRLFDDYFSDEPVYTEYQFRRRFRMRRHVFLRIVQALENHSEYFHTRFDAVGRRGLSPLQKCTAAMRMLAYGAPADYVDEYVRIGETTAVECLVNFVRGVNDIFGTEYLRRPNAGDIRRLLQIGEVRGFPSMLVSIDCMHWEWKNCPVAWKGKFTRGDYGRPTIMLEAVASQDLWIWHAFFGVPGSNNDLNVLKQSPLFTEILQGQAPRVEFTINGTQYNKGYYLADGIYPEWGTFVKTIPLPQGEKRKLFAQCQKTVRKDVERAFGVLQSRFAIVRGPARFWQRDVLKDIMYACIILHNIFVEDERDAYESLVDFNYDDGPTNTLTVEVLHGPISDFPTMLQRNAEIRDRNIHRNLQADLVEHILSKFGNHFN; from the coding sequence ATGGATTCGCCAAATTCTCCGAATCCATACGACAATATGAGTCTAGAGGATATCATAATTGCAGAGTGTACTGACGATCATGATGATCAATATTTCAAAGCGCTCATGGATGGGGGTAGCTCAACAAGACAAGGAAGAAAGAGAGCCCACATTGATAGAGGTCATGTAGAAGGACACCAACGTTTGTTCGATGACTACTTTTCTGATGAACCGGTGTATACAGAATATCAATTTCGAAGAAGATTTAGAATGCGTAGACATGTATTCCTACGCATAGTGCAAGCTCTAGAAAATCATTCAGAGTATTTCCATACGAGGTTTGATGCAGTCGGTAGAAGGGGGCTTTCGCCATTACAAAAGTGCACCGCTGCTATGCGAATGTTGGCATATGGAGCGCCTGCCGattatgttgatgagtatgttcgaATTGGTGAAACTACTGCTGTTGAATGTCTAGTCAATTTCGTTCGAGGAGTGAATGATATTTTTGGGACCGAATATTTAAGACGACCCAATGCTGGGGACATTCGTCGCTTACTTCAAATAGGGGAGGTGCGTGGTTTTCCAAGCATGTTGGTAAGCATTGATTGTATGCACTGGGAATGGAAAAATTGCCCAGTTGCATGGAAAGGAAAATTCACGCGAGGTGATTACGGCAGGCCAACAATCATGCTCGAAGCAGTTGCATCACAAGATCTCTGGATATGGCATGCATTTTTTGGTGTTCCGGGATCCAATAATGATCTGAACGTGTTAAAGCAATCTCCATTATTCACTGAAATCTTACAAGGGCAAGCTCCAAGAGTTGAGTTTACAATAAATGGCACACAATACAACAAGGGGTACTATCTAGCAGATGGTATCTATCCAGAGTGGGGTACATTTGTTAAAACTATCCCACTACCTCAAGGagagaaaagaaaattatttgctCAATGCCAAAAAACGGTACGTAAAGATGTTGAGCGAGCATTTGGAGTACTTCAATCTCGTTTTGCTATTGTACGAGGACCTGCACGTTTTTGGCAAAGAGATGTTCTCAAAGATATTATGTATGCATGTATCATATTGCACAATATTTTTGTCGAGGATGAAAGAGATGCATATGAGAGTTTGGttgattttaattatgatgaCGGCCCTACAAACACCCTAACAGTTGAAGTATTGCATGGACCTATTTCCGACTTCCCGACAATGCTGCAAAGAAATGCTGAAATTCGTGATAGAAATATTCATCGCAATCTTCAAGCAGACTTGGTGGAACACATATTGTCAAAATTTGGAAatcattttaattag
- the LOC133794199 gene encoding G-type lectin S-receptor-like serine/threonine-protein kinase At1g61480 isoform X1, whose translation MSPKYRDCSLCLLLVFYMFQSRYCSEIYNISSSQSLSKGQTLVSSNQVLELGFFSPNNSANQYVGIWYKGISPRTVVWVANRENPVRLADAARTSLMIGRNGNLGLVDANNNSVIWSTDVHVRSNSSIVELSDRGNLVLKDGASGEHLWQSFDHPADTFLPGSVLGYNVKTGESYVLTSWKSDNDPSSGSFTLEISKQSPPQIFIWINGSKPHWRSGPWDKSKFIGIPEADTSYHSSTNLEQELYKGTTFLYLNLYNDSIITKVFVTSKGNLKSLIKVKGSDSWETDWEAPRNQCDIYGTCGPFGVCKTSRSPICRCLEGFVPKSDKEWRNGNWTGGCKRRTELHCEKNTSGNAVKGGKKDEFLKIGLLKLPDLHEYVIVDDDKGCYKWCLNNCSCLAYTFVNGIGCLVWWEDLVDIQELSFGGFDLFLRLSDTELVRGKKTKRIIISITAISGSALLLASVFALHRQRANKKSYTMRGCFKNPSGKDKISKVFDFNENGNTPMHTRSAELYDDSLEAELHIFNLDGILTATNHFSLTNKLGEGGFGSVYKGKLEDGKEIAVKRLSRSSGQGIEELKNEAVLISKLQHRNLVKLLGYCIQNEEKLLVYEFMPNRSLDTFIFDPTRSAQLDWPTRFNIIHGVSRGLVYLHRDSNLRVIHRDLKVSNILLDENMNPKISDFGLARIFEGTLDRVNTVRVVGTLGYMSPEYAIAGIFSEKSDVFSFGVMLLEIVNGRKNTSFDYYEQQPSLIAYAWQLWSESKGLDLVDGALVGSLNASEAMRCIHVGLLCVQDHAADRPTMVDVVFMLTNETDRPQPKQPIFTFQREHQPQNKTKSSLNDATVSLLEGR comes from the exons ATGAGTCCAAAATATAGAGATTGCAGCCTCTGTTTACTTCTAGTATTCTACATGTTTCAATCTCGATATTGCTCTGAAATTTATAACATAAGTTCATCCCAATCATTATCTAAAGGACAAACTCTAGTCTCATCCAACCAAGTTTTAGAGTTAGGTTTCTTCAGTCCTAATAATTCAGCAAATCAATATGTGGGAATTTGGTACAAAGGAATTTCTCCACGTACTGTTGTATGGGTGGCCAACAGAGAAAATCCGGTTAGGCTTGCAGATGCAGCAAGGACAAGTCTTATGATTGGCAGAAATGGAAATCTAGGACTTGTTGATGCAAACAACAACTCTGTAATCTGGTCAACCGATGTTCATGTTCGATCAAATAGTTCAATTGTAGAACTTTCAGACAGGGGAAACTTGGTTCTCAAAGATGGTGCATCAGGAGAGCACTTATGGCAGAGTTTTGATCATCCTGCAGACACATTCTTACCTGGTTCGGTACTCGGATATAATGTGAAAACTGGAGAGAGTTATGTTCTGACTTCCTGGAAAAGTGATAATGATCCATCATCTGGGAGTTTCACTCTTGAAATCTCTAAACAATCACCACCGCAAATTTTCATTTGGATCAATGGATCAAAGCCTCACTGGAGAAGCGGGCCATGGGATAAATCCAAGTTCATAGGCATACCAGAAGCAGATACTTCATATCATAGTTCAACTAATCTCGAACAAGAACTTTATAAAGGAACAACCTTTCTGTATTTAAACTTGTACAATGACTCCATTATCACAAAGGTTTTTGTTACTTCCAAAGGAAATCTGAAATCTTTGATAAAAGTCAAGGGTAGTGACTCCTGGGAGACTGATTGGGAAGCACCAAGAAATCAATGTGACATATATGGGACCTGTGGACCTTTTGGTGTATGCAAAACATCAAGATCTCCCATATGCAGGTGTTTAGAAGGGTTTGTACCAAAATCAGATAAAGAGTGGAGAAATGGAAATTGGACAGGAGGGTGCAAGAGGCGAACCGAATTGCATTGTGAGAAAAACACTAGTGGAAATGCTGTAAAGGGAGGAAAGAAAGATGAGTTTCTCAAGATTGGCTTGCTGAAACTTCCAGACTTGCATGAATACGTGATCGTTGATGATGATAAAGGTTGCTATAAATGGTGCCTGAATAATTGTTCTTGCTTAGCTTATACATTTGTGAATGGAATAGGTTGTTTGGTGTGGTGGGAAGACCTTGTTGACATTCAGGAGCTTTCCTTTGGTGGATTTGATCTTTTTCTTCGTCTTTCTGACACAGAGCTAG TCAGAGGAAAGAAAACTAAGAGGATTATCATCAGCATTACAGCTATTTCTGGAAGTGCTCTTCTCCTTGCTTCAGTTTTCGCATTACACCGACAGAGAGCAAACAAGAAGAGTTACACCATGAGAGGATGCTTCAAAAATCCAT CAGGGAAGGATAAAATCTCAAAAGTTTTTGATTTCAATGAGAATGGTAACACTCCTATGCATACTCGTAGTGCCGAACTATATGATGATTCGCTTGAGGCCGAGCttcatatttttaatttggaTGGAATTTTGACTGCTACGAACCACTTCAGCTTGACAAACAAACTTGGGGAGGGAGGGTTTGGTTCTGTTTACAAG GGAAAACTAGAAGATGGAAAGGAAATAGCAGTCAAAAGACTATCTAGAAGCTCGGGACAAGGCATTGAAGAGCTTAAGAATGAGGCTGTTTTAATCTCCAAACTTCAGCACAGAAATCTAGTCAAGCTCTTGGGTTACTGCATTCAAAACGAAGAGAAATTACTCGTTTATGAGTTCATGCCCAATAGAAGTTTGGATACTTTTATCTTCG ATCCAACTAGAAGTGCACAGCTCGATTGGCCTACACGCTTCAACATTATTCATGGAGTTTCTAGAGGTCTTGTGTATCTCCATCGTGACTCCAATTTAAGGGTAATACATCGAGATTTGAAGGTCAGCAATATTCTCTTGGATGAGAATATGAATCCGAAAATATCTGATTTTGGGTTGGCAAGAATTTTTGAAGGAACATTGGATCGAGTAAACACTGTTAGGGTTGTTGGAACATT AGGCTATATGTCACCAGAATATGCCATTGCTGGTATATTTTCGGAGAAATCTGATGTATTTAGCTTTGGTGTTATGCTATTAGAGATAGTCAATGGAAGGAAGAACACTAGCTTCGATTACTATGAGCAACAACCAAGCCTTATTGCTTAT GCATGGCAATTGTGGAGTGAGAGCAAGGGACTAGACTTGGTTGATGGTGCATTAGTTGGCTCACTTAATGCATCAGAAGCAATGAGGTGCATACATGTTGGGCTTTTATGTGTACAAGATCACGCTGCAGATAGGCCAACCATGGTAGATGTCGTTTTCATGCTCACCAATGAAACCGATCGTCCCCAACCCAAACAGCCTATCTTTACTTTCCAACGTGAACATCAACCCCAAAACAAAACTAAATCCTCTCTCAATGACGCCACTGTATCATTACTTGAAGGCAGATAA
- the LOC133794199 gene encoding G-type lectin S-receptor-like serine/threonine-protein kinase At1g61480 isoform X2, translated as MSPKYRDCSLCLLLVFYMFQSRYCSEIYNISSSQSLSKGQTLVSSNQVLELGFFSPNNSANQYVGIWYKGISPRTVVWVANRENPVRLADAARTSLMIGRNGNLGLVDANNNSVIWSTDVHVRSNSSIVELSDRGNLVLKDGASGEHLWQSFDHPADTFLPGSVLGYNVKTGESYVLTSWKSDNDPSSGSFTLEISKQSPPQIFIWINGSKPHWRSGPWDKSKFIGIPEADTSYHSSTNLEQELYKGTTFLYLNLYNDSIITKVFVTSKGNLKSLIKVKGSDSWETDWEAPRNQCDIYGTCGPFGVCKTSRSPICRCLEGFVPKSDKEWRNGNWTGGCKRRTELHCEKNTSGNAVKGGKKDEFLKIGLLKLPDLHEYVIVDDDKGCYKWCLNNCSCLAYTFVNGIGCLVWWEDLVDIQELSFGGFDLFLRLSDTELVRGKKTKRIIISITAISGSALLLASVFALHRQRANKKSYTMRGCFKNPWKDKISKVFDFNENGNTPMHTRSAELYDDSLEAELHIFNLDGILTATNHFSLTNKLGEGGFGSVYKGKLEDGKEIAVKRLSRSSGQGIEELKNEAVLISKLQHRNLVKLLGYCIQNEEKLLVYEFMPNRSLDTFIFDPTRSAQLDWPTRFNIIHGVSRGLVYLHRDSNLRVIHRDLKVSNILLDENMNPKISDFGLARIFEGTLDRVNTVRVVGTLGYMSPEYAIAGIFSEKSDVFSFGVMLLEIVNGRKNTSFDYYEQQPSLIAYAWQLWSESKGLDLVDGALVGSLNASEAMRCIHVGLLCVQDHAADRPTMVDVVFMLTNETDRPQPKQPIFTFQREHQPQNKTKSSLNDATVSLLEGR; from the exons ATGAGTCCAAAATATAGAGATTGCAGCCTCTGTTTACTTCTAGTATTCTACATGTTTCAATCTCGATATTGCTCTGAAATTTATAACATAAGTTCATCCCAATCATTATCTAAAGGACAAACTCTAGTCTCATCCAACCAAGTTTTAGAGTTAGGTTTCTTCAGTCCTAATAATTCAGCAAATCAATATGTGGGAATTTGGTACAAAGGAATTTCTCCACGTACTGTTGTATGGGTGGCCAACAGAGAAAATCCGGTTAGGCTTGCAGATGCAGCAAGGACAAGTCTTATGATTGGCAGAAATGGAAATCTAGGACTTGTTGATGCAAACAACAACTCTGTAATCTGGTCAACCGATGTTCATGTTCGATCAAATAGTTCAATTGTAGAACTTTCAGACAGGGGAAACTTGGTTCTCAAAGATGGTGCATCAGGAGAGCACTTATGGCAGAGTTTTGATCATCCTGCAGACACATTCTTACCTGGTTCGGTACTCGGATATAATGTGAAAACTGGAGAGAGTTATGTTCTGACTTCCTGGAAAAGTGATAATGATCCATCATCTGGGAGTTTCACTCTTGAAATCTCTAAACAATCACCACCGCAAATTTTCATTTGGATCAATGGATCAAAGCCTCACTGGAGAAGCGGGCCATGGGATAAATCCAAGTTCATAGGCATACCAGAAGCAGATACTTCATATCATAGTTCAACTAATCTCGAACAAGAACTTTATAAAGGAACAACCTTTCTGTATTTAAACTTGTACAATGACTCCATTATCACAAAGGTTTTTGTTACTTCCAAAGGAAATCTGAAATCTTTGATAAAAGTCAAGGGTAGTGACTCCTGGGAGACTGATTGGGAAGCACCAAGAAATCAATGTGACATATATGGGACCTGTGGACCTTTTGGTGTATGCAAAACATCAAGATCTCCCATATGCAGGTGTTTAGAAGGGTTTGTACCAAAATCAGATAAAGAGTGGAGAAATGGAAATTGGACAGGAGGGTGCAAGAGGCGAACCGAATTGCATTGTGAGAAAAACACTAGTGGAAATGCTGTAAAGGGAGGAAAGAAAGATGAGTTTCTCAAGATTGGCTTGCTGAAACTTCCAGACTTGCATGAATACGTGATCGTTGATGATGATAAAGGTTGCTATAAATGGTGCCTGAATAATTGTTCTTGCTTAGCTTATACATTTGTGAATGGAATAGGTTGTTTGGTGTGGTGGGAAGACCTTGTTGACATTCAGGAGCTTTCCTTTGGTGGATTTGATCTTTTTCTTCGTCTTTCTGACACAGAGCTAG TCAGAGGAAAGAAAACTAAGAGGATTATCATCAGCATTACAGCTATTTCTGGAAGTGCTCTTCTCCTTGCTTCAGTTTTCGCATTACACCGACAGAGAGCAAACAAGAAGAGTTACACCATGAGAGGATGCTTCAAAAATCCAT GGAAGGATAAAATCTCAAAAGTTTTTGATTTCAATGAGAATGGTAACACTCCTATGCATACTCGTAGTGCCGAACTATATGATGATTCGCTTGAGGCCGAGCttcatatttttaatttggaTGGAATTTTGACTGCTACGAACCACTTCAGCTTGACAAACAAACTTGGGGAGGGAGGGTTTGGTTCTGTTTACAAG GGAAAACTAGAAGATGGAAAGGAAATAGCAGTCAAAAGACTATCTAGAAGCTCGGGACAAGGCATTGAAGAGCTTAAGAATGAGGCTGTTTTAATCTCCAAACTTCAGCACAGAAATCTAGTCAAGCTCTTGGGTTACTGCATTCAAAACGAAGAGAAATTACTCGTTTATGAGTTCATGCCCAATAGAAGTTTGGATACTTTTATCTTCG ATCCAACTAGAAGTGCACAGCTCGATTGGCCTACACGCTTCAACATTATTCATGGAGTTTCTAGAGGTCTTGTGTATCTCCATCGTGACTCCAATTTAAGGGTAATACATCGAGATTTGAAGGTCAGCAATATTCTCTTGGATGAGAATATGAATCCGAAAATATCTGATTTTGGGTTGGCAAGAATTTTTGAAGGAACATTGGATCGAGTAAACACTGTTAGGGTTGTTGGAACATT AGGCTATATGTCACCAGAATATGCCATTGCTGGTATATTTTCGGAGAAATCTGATGTATTTAGCTTTGGTGTTATGCTATTAGAGATAGTCAATGGAAGGAAGAACACTAGCTTCGATTACTATGAGCAACAACCAAGCCTTATTGCTTAT GCATGGCAATTGTGGAGTGAGAGCAAGGGACTAGACTTGGTTGATGGTGCATTAGTTGGCTCACTTAATGCATCAGAAGCAATGAGGTGCATACATGTTGGGCTTTTATGTGTACAAGATCACGCTGCAGATAGGCCAACCATGGTAGATGTCGTTTTCATGCTCACCAATGAAACCGATCGTCCCCAACCCAAACAGCCTATCTTTACTTTCCAACGTGAACATCAACCCCAAAACAAAACTAAATCCTCTCTCAATGACGCCACTGTATCATTACTTGAAGGCAGATAA
- the LOC133794198 gene encoding G-type lectin S-receptor-like serine/threonine-protein kinase B120 encodes MTTLSQTPCRVLRIWLVVFVVSSFALLCSAIDTISQGQSIRDGESSSGNLVSAGDIFELGFFSPVNSTSRFVGIWYWNDPEITVVWVANREKAIPDRKGILTLESDGSLVIYDGSNNSIWTSNSNVSSVVSKNITAKLSDDGNLALSNGESSSYWESFNDPTDTNLPGMKVEVSAAKGVNRVFTSWKSINDPSPGNFTMGVDPRGSPQIVIWEGPNRRWRSGHWNWQIFLGVPNMTANLLYGFRLGNENGTQFFTYVTSEKNNKLRFRVEWNGFEKQYMWRQADNKWDLLQSQPAETNDCEHYNKCGEFGVCSSWESVKCRCMEGYQPTSREEWNKGNWSSGCTRKTPLRCQKSINGTEGDGEEDEFTAQRWVKLPDFADLVRLLPPSAAGCKDECLTNCSCIAYAFVDGIGCLVWTETLLDVQHFQRGGATLNIRLAHSDLGERSKKSTTLIIVLTVLGAALLGFIWLVWRFRYKLKVLPTSSTMPWSRSSEIPPSSDVLKSKEYSTELSGSIDVLTDCPQGSGPELPLFSFNFVAISTNNFSEENKLGQGGFGHVYKGKLPGGHEIAVKRLSRKSGQGVEEFKNEIILIAKLQHRNLVRLLGCCIQGEEKMLLYEYMPNKSLDFFLFNPEKQALLNWNTRFNIIEGIARGLLYLHRDSRLRIIHRDLKASNILLDEEMIPKISDFGMARIFGGNQNEANTNRVVGTYGYMSPEYAMEGLFSVKSDVYSFGVLLLEIVSGRRNVSFRNTDYLSLIGYAWHLWNERRPMELLDPSIADTCSRNNEVLRCIQVGVLCVQDSPLHRPTMSSVVLMLESENANLPLPREPTYTSLRGSNDTDFCSDGPEYASLNELTVTMVDGR; translated from the exons ATGACCACGCTTAGCCAAACTCCTTGTCGTGTTTTAAGAATTTGGCTTGTCGTTTTCGTTGTCTCCTCCTTTGCTCTGCTTTGCTCCGCCATAGATACCATTTCTCAAGGCCAGTCTATACGTGACGGAGAGAGCTCCTCCGGGAACCTAGTGTCCGCCGGGGACATATTTGAACTGGGCTTTTTCAGCCCGGTGAATTCCACGTCACGGTTCGTCGGAATTTGGTACTGGAACGATCCTGAGATCACGGTGGTTTGGGTGGCGAACAGAGAAAAGGCTATCCCAGATAGGAAAGGAATTCTCACACTCGAAAGCGATGGCAGTTTGGTGATTTATGACGGTAGTAATAATTCAATATGGACGAGTAACAGTAACGTGTCTTCGGTTGTGTCGAAAAACATAACAGCGAAACTTTCTGATGATGGGAATCTTGCTCTTTCAAATGGCGAAAGTAGTTCTTATTGGGAGAGCTTCAATGATCCAACGGACACTAATTTGCCTGGCATGAAAGTTGAAGTGAGCGCTGCAAAAGGAGTAAACAGGGTCTTCACTTCATGGAAATCTATTAATGACCCTTCACCAGGGAACTTCACTATGGGGGTTGACCCTCGTGGGTCGCCACAGATTGTGATATGGGAGGGACCAAATCGACGGTGGAGAAGTGGGCATTGGAATTGGCAGATCTTCCTTGGTGTACCAAACATGACAGCTAATTTGTTATATGGGTTTAGGCTAGGCAATGAAAATGGTACGCAGTTCTTCACTTATGTTACTTCAGAAAAAAACAATAAGTTGAGGTTTCGGGTCGAGTGGAATGGATTCGAAAAGCAATATATGTGGAGACAGGCCGATAACAAGTGGGATCTTTTGCAATCGCAACCTGCTGAGACCAATGACTGTGAGCATTACAATAAGTGTGGGGAATTTGGTGTTTGTAGCTCATGGGAATCGGTCAAGTGCCGGTGTATGGAGGGGTATCAACCTACTAGTCGGGAAGAATGGAACAAGGGAAATTGGTCTAGTGGGTGTACGAGGAAAACACCATTGAGGTGTCAGAAAAGCATAAATGGAACAGAGGGGGATGGTGAAGAAGATGAATTTACTGCGCAGAGATGGGTAAAGTTGCCAGACTTTGCTGATTTGGTTCGGCTACTTCCCCCTTCCGCGGCGGGTTGTAAGGATGAGTGTCTGACGAATTGCTCTTGTATAGCTTATGCATTTGTTGATGGAATTGGGTGTCTGGTATGGACGGAAACCTTGTTGGATGTCCAACATTTTCAACGAGGTGGAGCTACGCTGAATATTCGTCTTGCTCATTCCGATCTAG GTGAAAGGAGCAAAAAATCTACCACTTTGATAATTGTATTGACTGTTCTGGGAGCAGCTCTCTTAGGCTTTATATGGCTAGTGTGGAGGTTCAGATATAAACTGAAAG TTTTGCCAACCTCTTCTACAATGCCCTGGTCGAGGAGCAGTGAAATACCACCATCTTCTGATGTGTTAAAGAGCAAAGAATATTCGACAGAACTTTCAGGATCAATTGACGTTCTGACAGATTGCCCTCAAGGCAGCGGGCCAGAATTACCATTGTTCAGTTTCAATTTTGTAGCAATCTCAACAAACAACTTTTCTGAAGAAAACAAGCTCGGACAAGGGGGATTTGGACATGTCTACAAG GGTAAGCTTCCAGGGGGACATGAAATAGCTGTAAAGAGACTTTCAAGAAAATCAGGACAAGGCGTGGAGGAGTTTAAGAACGAGATTATCCTTATTGCGAAACTACAACACAGAAATCTTGTTAGACTTTTGGGATGCTGCATTCAAGGAGAAGAAAAGATGTTGCTCTATGAATACATGCCTAACAAAAGCTTGGACTTCTTTCTTTTCA ATCCAGAGAAGCAAGCCCTACTCAATTGGAATACTCGCTTTAACATAATCGAAGGGATTGCAAGGGGACTCCTTTATCTACATAGAGATTCAAGACTTCGAATAATTCATAGAGACTTAAAGGCTAGTAACATTTTGCTGGATGAAGAAATGATCCCCAAGATTTCAGATTTTGGCATGGCAAGAATATTTGGAGGGAACCAAAATGAAGCGAACACAAACCGAGTTGTTGGCACATA CGGTTATATGTCTCCTGAATACGCAATGGAGGGTCTCTTTTCGGTCAAGTCAGACGTATATAgttttggggttttgttgttAGAGATTGTGAGTGGACGAAGGAATGTTAGCTTTCGTAATACCGATTACTTGAGCCTTATTGGATAT GCATGGCATCTGTGGAATGAAAGAAGACCAATGGAATTGCTTGATCCCTCTATTGCAGACACATGTTCCCGGAATAATGAAGTGCTAAGATGCATACAAGTAGGAGTATTATGTGTGCAAGATTCTCCTCTTCACAGACCGACCATGTCATCGGTGGTGTTAATGTTGGAGAGTGAAAATGCAAATCTTCCATTGCCAAGAGAACCAACCTATACTTCATTGAGGGGCTCTAACGATACAGATTTTTGCTCGGATGGCCCTGAGTACGCATCCTTAAACGAGTTGACTGTTACAATGGTAGATGGGAGGTAG
- the LOC133793669 gene encoding glutathione S-transferase T3-like, giving the protein MVSRNYRPSMEKSSIDLNRETSSTSISETQPEHSDEGLENVVLHNEDELRHKCKVSWSKEATILLISGWLNTSKDAIVGNDQTSTHFWARIAYYFNTNQKGEQARTGSGWSDEQILDNAHQLYKSENNNSNFLLVDCWRLLKDEPKWNTMYQTKDGKRTKVSDIGAFTSSSNADISDDEVREVRPTGQKAAKRK; this is encoded by the exons ATGGTTTCAAGAAATTATAGGCCAAGTATGGAAAAGTCTAGTATTGATTTGAATCGTGAAACATCATCAACATCTATCTCTGAAACCCAACCTGAACATAGTGATGAAGGGTTGGAAAATGTAGTTCTACACAATGAAGATGAATTAAGGCATAAATGTAAAGTCAGCTGGAGCAAGGAAGCCACTATACTTCTGATAAGTGGATGGCTTAATACATCTAAGGATGCCATTGTGGGGAATGACCAGACTTCTACACATTTCTGGGCTCGAATCGCATATTACTTCAACACTAACCAAAAAGGTGAGCAAGCAAGGACTGGAAG TGGTTGGTCTGATGAGCAAATTCTTGATAATGCACATCAATTGTACAAATCTGAAAATAACAACTCAAATTTTTTGCTTGTGGATTGTTGGAGATTGCTAAAGGATGAGCCGAAATGGAATACAATGTACCAAACAAAAGATGGTAAGAGAACAAAGGTGTCAGATATAGGGGCatttacttcttcttccaatgcagaCATCAGTGATGATGAAGTACGTGAAGTGCGCCCTACTGGCCAAAAGGCAGCAAAgagaaaatag